Proteins from a genomic interval of Mycolicibacterium grossiae:
- a CDS encoding MMPL family transporter, which yields MLRRIAMLAIAAPRRILAVALLVMVGTAVFGIPVTKSLSAGGFQDPTSESAQATELLVKTFDQGDMQMLVTVTSPEGFDSPAAREVATGIVDRFRQSPHVASLTSAWTVPPQAAADLTSRDRTSGLIVAGLNGGENDAQKYAKALADEVVHDHDGVTVRAGGAAMVYAQINAQTERDLLLMESIAVPLSFVVLVWVFGGLVAAALPMLIGGLAILGTMAVLRVITFGTDVSIFALNLSTAMGLALAIDYTLLIISRYRDELAEGLPRERALVRTMSTAGRTVLFSAVTVALSMAAMLLFPMYFLKSFAYAGIATVGFAAAAAVLVTPAAIYLLGDRLDALDVRTPVRRLFRRPPLAARPVEQLFWYRSTRLVTRRAMPIGLAVVVLLLALGVPFLSVKWGFPDERVLPTSASAHQVGDQLREDYADDSSTAVTIVVPDADGLTQPQFDRYAAELSRVTDVTSVSAPGGTFAGGDRVGPPSGPTAITDGRAFLTVGSSAPLFSDRSDAQLDALHAVAGPDGRAVWFAGTAQVNRDSVDAITSRLPLVLGLIAVITFGLLFLLTGSVVLPVKAIVLNVLSLTAAFGALVWIFQEGHLGALGTTPTGTLVANMPVLLFCIAFGLSMDYEVFLVARIRENWLTLRADRGAGSRYRGARADNDEAVALGLARTGRVITAAALVMSISFAALIAAEVSFMRMFGVGLTLAVLVDATLVRMLLVPSFMHVMGGWNWWAPAPLVRLHERIGISESGSDVDPSGDAPTLATSEAR from the coding sequence ATGCTCCGTCGCATCGCCATGCTCGCCATCGCCGCACCACGCCGCATCCTCGCCGTCGCCCTGCTGGTGATGGTCGGCACCGCCGTCTTCGGCATCCCGGTGACCAAGAGCTTGTCCGCCGGGGGCTTCCAGGACCCGACCAGCGAGTCCGCCCAGGCGACCGAATTGCTCGTGAAGACCTTCGACCAGGGCGACATGCAGATGCTCGTCACCGTCACCTCGCCGGAGGGCTTCGACAGCCCCGCCGCACGCGAGGTCGCGACCGGAATCGTCGACCGCTTCCGCCAGTCGCCGCACGTCGCCAGCCTCACCTCGGCGTGGACCGTCCCGCCGCAGGCCGCCGCCGACCTCACTAGCCGCGACCGCACCTCCGGGCTGATCGTCGCCGGGCTGAACGGCGGCGAGAACGACGCTCAGAAGTACGCGAAGGCCCTCGCCGACGAGGTCGTGCACGACCACGATGGCGTCACCGTCCGTGCCGGCGGCGCGGCAATGGTGTACGCGCAGATCAACGCCCAGACCGAGCGCGACCTGCTGCTCATGGAGTCGATCGCCGTCCCGCTCAGCTTCGTCGTGCTGGTCTGGGTGTTCGGCGGGCTCGTCGCCGCCGCCCTGCCCATGCTGATCGGCGGCCTCGCCATCCTCGGCACGATGGCCGTGCTGCGCGTCATCACGTTCGGCACCGACGTCTCGATCTTCGCGCTCAACCTGTCGACGGCCATGGGTCTGGCGCTGGCCATCGACTACACCCTGCTCATCATCAGCCGCTACCGCGACGAACTCGCCGAGGGCCTGCCCCGCGAGCGGGCGCTCGTCCGCACCATGAGCACCGCCGGGCGCACCGTGCTGTTCTCCGCCGTCACCGTCGCCCTGTCGATGGCCGCGATGCTGCTGTTCCCCATGTACTTCCTCAAGTCCTTCGCCTACGCCGGCATCGCGACGGTGGGCTTCGCCGCCGCGGCGGCCGTGCTCGTCACTCCGGCCGCCATCTACCTCCTCGGCGACCGGCTCGACGCGCTCGACGTCCGCACGCCCGTGCGGCGGCTGTTCCGCCGCCCGCCGCTGGCGGCGCGCCCTGTCGAGCAGCTGTTCTGGTACCGCTCGACACGCCTGGTCACGCGGCGCGCAATGCCCATCGGGCTGGCCGTCGTCGTCCTGCTGCTGGCGTTGGGCGTGCCGTTCCTGTCGGTGAAGTGGGGCTTCCCCGACGAACGCGTACTGCCGACCTCGGCGTCGGCGCACCAGGTCGGCGACCAGCTGCGCGAGGACTACGCCGACGACTCGTCGACCGCGGTCACCATCGTCGTCCCCGACGCCGACGGACTGACCCAGCCCCAGTTCGACCGCTACGCCGCCGAACTGTCGCGCGTCACCGACGTCACCTCGGTGTCGGCGCCCGGGGGCACGTTCGCCGGCGGCGACCGGGTCGGTCCGCCGAGCGGGCCGACGGCGATCACCGACGGCCGCGCGTTCCTCACCGTCGGCAGCAGCGCGCCGCTGTTCTCCGACCGCTCGGACGCGCAGCTGGACGCGCTGCACGCGGTCGCCGGACCGGACGGGCGCGCCGTCTGGTTCGCGGGCACCGCCCAGGTGAACCGCGACAGCGTCGACGCCATCACCAGCCGGTTGCCGCTGGTCCTCGGGCTGATCGCCGTCATCACGTTCGGGCTGCTGTTCCTGCTGACCGGTTCGGTGGTGCTACCGGTGAAGGCCATCGTGCTCAACGTGCTGTCGCTGACCGCCGCGTTCGGCGCGCTGGTGTGGATCTTCCAGGAGGGCCACCTCGGCGCACTCGGCACCACGCCCACCGGCACGCTGGTCGCCAACATGCCGGTGCTGCTGTTCTGCATCGCCTTCGGCCTGTCCATGGACTACGAGGTGTTCCTGGTCGCCCGCATCCGCGAGAACTGGCTGACGCTGCGCGCCGACCGCGGCGCCGGGTCGCGGTACCGGGGGGCACGCGCGGACAACGACGAGGCGGTGGCGCTCGGCCTCGCGCGCACCGGCCGGGTCATCACCGCGGCGGCGCTCGTCATGTCGATCTCGTTCGCCGCGCTGATCGCCGCCGAGGTCTCGTTCATGCGGATGTTCGGCGTCGGGCTGACGCTCGCCGTCCTGGTCGACGCGACGCTGGTTCGGATGCTCCTGGTGCCGTCGTTCATGCACGTCATGGGCGGCTGGAACTGGTGGGCGCCGGCGCCGCTGGTCCGGCTGCACGAACGCATCGGGATCAGCGAGTCCGGATCCGACGTCGACCCGTCCGGCGACGCGCCGACGCTGGCGACCAGCGAGGCCCGCTAG
- a CDS encoding DoxX family protein: MTDTDALTVDVPRRSPALPDLGLLLLRLAAGATMLQAGLMKAVDFSNTVGFMESGGWRMPGVAAFMVTAAETVGGLGLVLGVLTPLAACAVLAAMIDAWAVNVSGAAFWSNPFNVPFLVAFMATALLFIGAGRFSVDARVLDRPRWPAAIGVASFVVAVAAAVATWVLLNGTNPLHLTSPGS, from the coding sequence ATGACGGACACCGACGCGCTGACGGTCGACGTACCCCGCCGCTCGCCCGCCCTGCCCGACCTGGGCCTGCTGCTCCTGCGCCTCGCGGCCGGCGCGACGATGCTGCAGGCCGGGCTGATGAAGGCCGTCGACTTCTCGAACACCGTCGGGTTCATGGAGTCCGGCGGCTGGCGGATGCCCGGCGTCGCCGCGTTCATGGTCACGGCCGCGGAGACCGTGGGGGGCCTCGGGCTCGTCCTGGGCGTGCTGACGCCGCTGGCGGCCTGCGCGGTACTCGCGGCGATGATCGACGCCTGGGCGGTCAACGTGTCGGGTGCCGCGTTCTGGTCCAACCCCTTCAACGTCCCGTTCCTCGTGGCGTTCATGGCGACGGCGCTGCTGTTCATCGGCGCCGGCCGCTTCTCCGTGGACGCGCGCGTCCTCGACCGACCGCGCTGGCCGGCGGCGATCGGCGTCGCGTCGTTCGTGGTCGCCGTCGCGGCGGCGGTCGCCACGTGGGTCCTGCTGAACGGCACCAACCCGCTGCATCTGACCAGCCCGGGTTCCTAA
- a CDS encoding NAD(P)H-dependent flavin oxidoreductase produces MAIRTKFTEVFGVEAPIAQGGMQWVGRAELVAAVANAGGLGFITALTQPTPADLAREIDKTRDLTDKPFGVNLTILPSINPPPYDEYRQVIVDSGVKIVETAGSNPAPHLPMFHDNGIKVLHKCTSVRHAVKAQSLGVDGISIDGFECAGHPGEDDVPGLVLIPAAARQIEIPMIASGGFGDARGLVAALALGADGINMGTRFMCTVESCIHQNVKEAIVAGDERGTELIFRPLRNTARVASNTVSREVVEILDRGGEFADVKDLVAGVRGRRVFDDGDLEAGIWTVGTVQGLIHDIPTCGELIARIVGEAEELIAGRLAGMVSAAPVSA; encoded by the coding sequence ATGGCCATCAGGACGAAGTTCACCGAGGTCTTCGGCGTCGAGGCGCCGATCGCCCAGGGTGGCATGCAGTGGGTGGGCCGCGCGGAACTCGTTGCCGCCGTGGCGAATGCGGGCGGTCTCGGCTTCATCACCGCGTTGACGCAGCCGACGCCGGCCGACCTGGCCCGCGAGATCGACAAGACCCGCGATCTCACCGACAAGCCCTTCGGCGTCAACCTGACCATCCTGCCGTCGATCAACCCGCCGCCGTACGACGAGTACCGCCAGGTGATCGTCGACTCTGGCGTCAAGATCGTCGAGACCGCCGGCTCGAACCCGGCGCCGCACCTGCCGATGTTCCACGACAACGGCATCAAGGTGCTGCACAAGTGCACCTCGGTGCGGCATGCGGTGAAGGCGCAGAGCCTGGGCGTCGACGGCATCAGCATCGACGGCTTCGAGTGCGCCGGACATCCCGGCGAGGACGACGTGCCCGGCCTGGTGCTGATCCCGGCCGCCGCCCGGCAGATCGAGATCCCGATGATCGCCTCGGGTGGTTTCGGCGACGCACGCGGCCTGGTGGCCGCGCTGGCGTTGGGTGCCGACGGCATCAACATGGGCACGCGCTTCATGTGCACGGTGGAGTCGTGCATCCACCAGAACGTCAAGGAGGCGATCGTCGCCGGTGACGAGCGGGGGACGGAACTCATCTTCCGGCCGCTGCGCAACACCGCGCGGGTGGCGAGCAACACCGTGTCACGGGAAGTCGTGGAGATCCTCGACCGCGGCGGTGAGTTCGCCGACGTCAAGGACCTCGTTGCGGGCGTCCGTGGCCGCCGGGTGTTCGACGACGGTGACCTGGAGGCGGGCATCTGGACGGTCGGCACGGTGCAGGGCCTGATCCACGACATCCCGACGTGTGGGGAACTGATCGCCCGCATCGTCGGCGAGGCCGAGGAGTTGATCGCCGGGCGGCTGGCCGGCATGGTGTCCGCCGCGCCGGTGAGCGCCTAG
- a CDS encoding 3-hydroxyacyl-CoA dehydrogenase codes for MQIKDAVAVVTGGASGLGLATTKRLLDAGANVVVIDLKGAEAVEALGDRATFVEANVTDEAAVTAALDVAESLGPVRINVNCAGIGNAIKTLGKDGPFPLDGFRKVVEVNLIGTFNVLRLAAERIAKTEPLAGPNGEERGVIVNTASVAAFEGQIGQAAYSASKGGVVGMTLPIARDLSRSLIRVCTIAPGLFKTPLLGSLPEEAQRSLGQQVPHPARLGDPDEYGALAVHIVENPMLNGEVIRLDGAIRMAPR; via the coding sequence GTGCAGATCAAGGACGCCGTGGCGGTCGTGACGGGTGGAGCGTCGGGTCTCGGCCTGGCCACCACCAAGCGGCTGCTGGACGCCGGCGCGAACGTCGTGGTCATCGACCTGAAGGGCGCCGAAGCCGTCGAGGCACTCGGTGACCGCGCCACGTTCGTCGAGGCGAACGTCACCGACGAGGCCGCCGTGACCGCGGCGCTCGACGTCGCCGAGTCGCTGGGCCCAGTGCGCATAAACGTCAACTGCGCGGGCATCGGCAACGCGATCAAGACGCTCGGCAAGGACGGGCCGTTCCCGCTCGACGGGTTCCGCAAGGTGGTCGAGGTCAACCTGATCGGCACGTTCAACGTGCTGCGCCTCGCCGCCGAGCGGATCGCGAAGACCGAACCGCTCGCCGGTCCGAACGGCGAGGAGCGCGGCGTCATCGTCAACACCGCGTCGGTCGCGGCGTTCGAGGGCCAGATCGGCCAGGCCGCCTACTCGGCATCCAAGGGCGGCGTGGTCGGCATGACGCTTCCGATCGCGCGCGACCTGTCCCGCAGCCTCATCCGCGTCTGCACCATCGCCCCGGGTCTGTTCAAGACGCCGCTGCTGGGGTCGCTGCCCGAGGAGGCGCAGCGCTCCCTGGGACAGCAGGTGCCGCACCCGGCACGGCTGGGTGATCCCGACGAGTACGGCGCGCTGGCCGTGCACATCGTGGAGAACCCGATGCTCAACGGCGAGGTCATCCGCCTCGACGGCGCGATCCGCATGGCGCCCCGGTAG
- a CDS encoding CaiB/BaiF CoA transferase family protein: protein MAGPLQGLRVIELAGIGPGPHAAMILGDLGADVVRIERPRKPGTGVMPSRDSMLRNRRSVAADLKSEDGRKLVLDLIAKADVLIEGYRPGVTERLGLGPEDCAKVNERLIYGRMTGWGQDGPRAQQAGHDINYISLNGTLHAVGRKDEKPVPPLNLAGDFGGGSMFLLVGILAALWERQTSGVGQVVDAAMVDGSSVLMQMMWSFRGTGMWSDVRGTNMLDTGAPYYDTYETSDGKYVAVGAIEPQFYALLLQGLGLDPAALPDQNDIARWPELREVFTTAFAAQDRDHWAKVFDGTDACVTPVLSFGEVETEPHITERHTFFRDGDNLEPAPAPRFSRSVPATPTPPGVPGADTDAVLRDWL from the coding sequence ATGGCGGGACCACTTCAGGGATTGCGAGTCATCGAGCTGGCCGGCATCGGCCCCGGACCGCACGCGGCGATGATCCTCGGCGATCTCGGCGCCGACGTGGTGCGGATCGAGCGGCCGCGCAAGCCCGGCACCGGCGTGATGCCGAGCCGCGATTCCATGCTGCGCAACCGCCGTTCGGTCGCCGCCGATCTCAAGAGCGAGGACGGCCGAAAGCTGGTGCTCGATCTCATCGCCAAGGCCGACGTCCTCATCGAGGGTTACCGGCCCGGCGTGACCGAGCGCCTCGGGCTGGGCCCCGAGGATTGCGCGAAGGTCAACGAGCGCCTGATCTACGGCCGCATGACGGGGTGGGGTCAGGACGGACCGCGCGCGCAGCAGGCGGGGCACGACATCAACTACATCTCGCTCAACGGCACGCTGCATGCGGTGGGCCGCAAGGACGAGAAGCCGGTGCCACCGCTCAACCTCGCCGGTGACTTCGGCGGCGGATCGATGTTCCTGCTCGTCGGCATCCTCGCGGCGCTGTGGGAACGACAGACCTCGGGGGTGGGCCAGGTGGTCGACGCGGCGATGGTCGACGGGTCCAGCGTGCTGATGCAGATGATGTGGAGCTTCCGCGGCACCGGGATGTGGAGCGACGTCCGTGGCACCAACATGCTCGACACCGGTGCGCCGTACTACGACACCTACGAGACCTCCGACGGCAAGTACGTGGCGGTCGGCGCGATCGAGCCGCAGTTCTACGCGTTGCTGCTGCAGGGCCTCGGTCTCGACCCGGCGGCGCTGCCCGACCAGAACGACATCGCCCGGTGGCCCGAGCTGCGCGAGGTGTTCACCACGGCCTTCGCCGCTCAGGACCGCGATCACTGGGCGAAGGTCTTCGACGGCACCGATGCGTGCGTGACGCCGGTGCTCAGCTTCGGCGAGGTGGAGACCGAGCCGCACATCACCGAGCGCCACACCTTCTTCCGCGACGGCGACAACCTCGAGCCGGCGCCCGCGCCGCGGTTCTCGCGCAGCGTCCCCGCGACGCCGACACCGCCCGGCGTGCCCGGCGCGGACACCGACGCCGTCCTGCGCGACTGGCTGTAG
- a CDS encoding enoyl-CoA hydratase translates to MTTTQSTSGAYQGIDDLIVELSDGVLAVTLNRPDSLNSLTAPMLHTIGDVLDRAAGDPAVRVVRLGGAGRGFSSGAGIGAEDHAPGASGTPADVLAAANRAVRAIVDLPKPVVSVVRGPAAGVGVSLAIAADVVLASEEAYFLLAFTKIGLMPDGGASALVAAAVGRTRAMRMALLAERLPAGEALAAGLISAVYPAADLEAGVDAVLATLTSGPAVALRKTKQAINAATLTELTGALDRETEGQLALLDADDFREGTTAFRERRAATFTDH, encoded by the coding sequence ATGACCACGACGCAGTCCACTTCCGGCGCCTACCAGGGCATCGACGACCTGATCGTCGAACTCTCCGACGGCGTGCTGGCGGTGACGCTGAACCGGCCCGACAGCCTGAACTCATTGACCGCGCCGATGCTGCACACGATCGGCGACGTGCTCGACCGCGCCGCCGGCGACCCCGCCGTGCGGGTGGTGCGCCTCGGCGGGGCGGGCCGCGGCTTCAGCTCGGGGGCCGGGATCGGCGCCGAGGACCACGCTCCGGGGGCGAGCGGGACGCCGGCCGACGTCCTGGCGGCCGCCAACCGGGCGGTGCGCGCCATCGTCGACCTGCCCAAGCCCGTCGTGTCGGTGGTGCGGGGCCCCGCGGCCGGCGTCGGCGTGTCGCTCGCGATCGCGGCCGACGTCGTCCTCGCCTCCGAGGAGGCCTATTTCCTGTTGGCATTCACGAAGATCGGGCTCATGCCCGACGGCGGCGCGTCGGCCCTCGTCGCCGCGGCGGTCGGTCGCACGCGTGCGATGCGGATGGCACTACTAGCCGAGCGCCTGCCCGCCGGCGAGGCACTGGCCGCCGGGTTGATCAGCGCTGTCTACCCGGCCGCCGACCTCGAGGCCGGGGTCGACGCGGTGCTCGCGACGCTGACGTCCGGTCCCGCGGTGGCGCTACGAAAGACCAAGCAGGCCATCAATGCTGCGACGCTCACCGAGTTGACCGGAGCACTCGACCGGGAGACCGAGGGTCAGCTGGCGCTGCTCGACGCCGATGACTTTCGCGAGGGCACCACGGCGTTCCGGGAGCGGCGCGCCGCCACCTTCACCGACCACTGA
- a CDS encoding CPBP family intramembrane glutamic endopeptidase, producing the protein MSIFGEFGNIVSSRATPREEPEGMVRHRRTVVVVVLVIGAVLLGYSLTRPPGDTSFYWLTLALAGVWALGARLSGPIHLGRVRFRARDRRPLITGSVIGIGLGAIFIVGGLVAREIPPVRDYIVQVLEYTDYGSLALVTFITLINGLAEEMFFRGALFSALGRFRPVLISTIVYAIAVSAAGNPMLGFAGVILGYVCAYERRMTGGILAPMLTHFFWGLVMVLALPPIFGV; encoded by the coding sequence ATGAGCATCTTCGGCGAGTTCGGGAACATCGTCAGCTCGCGCGCGACGCCGCGCGAGGAGCCCGAAGGCATGGTGCGGCACCGGCGCACCGTGGTGGTCGTGGTGCTCGTCATCGGTGCGGTGCTCCTCGGCTACTCGCTGACGCGGCCACCGGGAGACACCTCGTTCTACTGGCTGACGCTGGCGCTCGCCGGGGTGTGGGCGCTGGGTGCGCGGCTCTCGGGCCCGATTCACCTGGGCCGGGTGCGCTTCCGTGCGCGCGACCGCCGCCCGCTGATCACCGGTTCGGTGATCGGCATCGGGTTGGGGGCCATCTTCATCGTCGGCGGCCTGGTGGCGCGGGAGATCCCGCCGGTCCGCGACTACATCGTGCAGGTGCTCGAGTACACCGACTACGGTTCGCTGGCGCTGGTCACCTTCATCACGCTGATCAACGGGCTGGCCGAGGAGATGTTCTTCCGCGGCGCGCTGTTCAGCGCCCTCGGCAGATTCCGCCCGGTGCTGATCTCGACCATCGTCTACGCCATCGCCGTCTCGGCCGCCGGCAACCCGATGCTCGGCTTCGCGGGTGTCATCCTCGGGTACGTCTGCGCCTACGAACGCCGTATGACCGGCGGGATCCTGGCGCCGATGCTGACGCACTTCTTCTGGGGCCTCGTCATGGTGCTGGCCCTACCGCCCATCTTCGGCGTCTGA
- a CDS encoding NAD(P)H-binding protein, with the protein MSPLRVLVTGATGYIGSRLVSSLLDEGHHVVVGSRNLEKLGGFGWIEDVTPVYLDTADAASVDSAFHVAGDVDVVYYLVHGIGQPGFRDADNAAAANVARAARAAGVRRIVYLGGFVPTEGQLSEHLTSRAEVAEALTIDDGPEVVWLGAAIVIGAGSTSFEMVRYVGDRFLVIPMPAWANNPLDPISVADVLHYLVAAADADRVPAGSYDITGPETTTYGDLLRAYARIAGERRAALPVRGIDTRVVSWLTGAILPVPGGLAGDLVESLDYPMRATQDGLRDLVPDPPGGLVGIEDAIARSLSTRRARPVNELEDVHHLADTDPQWAGGDLRRIRRLAAAVTPSFARPALDLLAVVPKPVAGAVRQGLDHLIGLVPKSLIA; encoded by the coding sequence GTGAGTCCCTTGCGAGTGCTCGTCACCGGCGCCACCGGGTACATCGGGTCGCGGTTGGTCAGCTCCCTCCTCGACGAGGGGCACCACGTCGTCGTCGGCAGCCGCAACCTCGAGAAGCTCGGGGGGTTCGGCTGGATCGAGGACGTCACGCCGGTCTACCTCGACACCGCCGACGCGGCGTCGGTCGACAGTGCGTTCCACGTCGCCGGTGACGTCGACGTCGTCTACTACCTGGTGCACGGCATCGGCCAGCCCGGCTTCCGCGACGCCGACAACGCCGCGGCCGCGAACGTCGCCCGCGCCGCACGCGCGGCGGGCGTCCGCCGGATCGTCTACCTGGGTGGCTTCGTGCCGACCGAGGGGCAGCTGTCCGAACACCTCACCAGCCGCGCGGAGGTCGCCGAGGCGCTGACGATCGACGACGGACCCGAGGTGGTGTGGCTCGGCGCGGCGATCGTCATCGGCGCCGGGTCCACCTCGTTCGAGATGGTGCGCTACGTCGGTGACCGCTTCCTGGTGATCCCGATGCCGGCCTGGGCCAACAACCCGCTCGATCCGATCTCGGTGGCCGACGTCCTGCACTACCTCGTCGCCGCGGCGGACGCCGACCGCGTGCCGGCGGGGTCCTACGACATCACCGGCCCGGAGACCACCACCTACGGCGACCTGCTGCGGGCCTACGCGCGCATCGCGGGGGAGCGCCGGGCCGCACTGCCGGTGCGCGGCATCGACACCCGCGTGGTGTCGTGGCTGACGGGTGCGATCCTCCCGGTGCCCGGCGGCCTCGCCGGCGACCTCGTCGAATCGCTCGACTACCCGATGCGGGCGACCCAGGACGGGTTGCGTGATCTGGTGCCCGATCCGCCCGGCGGACTGGTGGGCATCGAGGACGCGATCGCCCGCTCGCTGTCCACCCGCCGCGCCCGTCCGGTCAACGAGCTGGAGGACGTGCATCACCTCGCCGACACCGACCCGCAGTGGGCCGGCGGAGACCTGCGCCGTATCCGGCGCCTCGCCGCGGCGGTCACCCCGAGCTTCGCCCGGCCCGCGCTCGACCTGCTGGCCGTGGTGCCGAAACCCGTTGCCGGAGCCGTCCGTCAAGGTCTCGATCATCTGATCGGACTGGTGCCGAAGAGCCTCATCGCATGA
- a CDS encoding gamma carbonic anhydrase family protein, which translates to MAEPLLLSVNGHTPQLHDDAWVAPNAALVGRISLGAKASVWYGATLRAEIEPIEIGDGANIQDNVTIHVDPGFPARIGTDVSVGHNAVLHGCTIEDGCLIGMGAVVLNGARIGRGSLVAAGAVVAQGVEVPPGSLVAGVPGKVRRELSEDEVTNNRNNALLYQHLIDMHRGA; encoded by the coding sequence ATGGCAGAGCCCCTCCTGTTGTCCGTCAACGGCCACACCCCGCAGCTGCACGACGACGCCTGGGTCGCCCCCAACGCCGCGCTCGTCGGCCGCATCTCGCTGGGCGCCAAGGCCAGCGTCTGGTACGGCGCCACGCTGCGCGCCGAGATCGAGCCGATCGAGATCGGCGACGGCGCCAACATCCAGGACAACGTCACCATCCACGTCGACCCCGGCTTCCCGGCGCGGATCGGCACCGACGTCAGCGTGGGCCACAACGCCGTGCTGCACGGCTGCACGATCGAGGACGGCTGCCTCATCGGCATGGGCGCCGTCGTCCTCAACGGCGCACGCATCGGCCGCGGCTCCCTGGTCGCCGCGGGCGCCGTCGTCGCCCAGGGCGTCGAGGTGCCGCCGGGCTCGCTCGTCGCCGGCGTACCGGGCAAGGTGCGCCGCGAACTGAGCGAGGACGAGGTGACCAACAACCGCAACAACGCCCTGCTCTACCAGCACCTCATCGACATGCACCGGGGCGCCTGA
- a CDS encoding fasciclin domain-containing protein, whose translation MKTRTSKTLGMAAAVAALAVSLPVAITAQAEPTPTTTTVKPPAEPQGNCDPLRKELATAGTTPADLAPLPVGQVLAKIPSLSTFYSAISGGLNPAVNVVPVLENGPYVIFAPNNDAFAKLDPAQLESLKSDPAALTKLDYYHVFLGLLNPGDVAGQRPTQQGEEIKVTGKDGDIKVNDTAKVICGGISAANARVYIIDTVLDPAAPPEALTPQTSFSNTGKPLTPTSTTSSSPSPAPTA comes from the coding sequence GTGAAGACCCGTACCAGCAAGACCCTGGGCATGGCCGCGGCCGTCGCGGCGCTCGCGGTGTCGTTGCCCGTGGCGATCACCGCCCAGGCCGAGCCCACGCCGACGACCACCACCGTCAAGCCGCCTGCCGAGCCGCAGGGCAACTGCGACCCGCTGCGCAAGGAGCTGGCCACCGCAGGCACCACGCCCGCCGACCTGGCCCCGCTGCCCGTCGGTCAGGTGCTCGCCAAGATCCCGTCGCTGAGCACCTTCTACTCGGCGATCTCCGGTGGCCTGAACCCGGCCGTCAACGTCGTTCCGGTGCTGGAGAACGGCCCGTACGTCATCTTCGCGCCGAACAACGACGCCTTCGCCAAGCTGGACCCCGCGCAGCTCGAGTCGCTGAAGTCCGACCCGGCCGCGCTGACCAAGCTGGATTACTACCACGTCTTCCTCGGCCTGCTGAACCCCGGCGACGTCGCCGGCCAGCGGCCTACCCAGCAGGGTGAGGAGATCAAGGTGACCGGCAAGGACGGCGACATCAAGGTCAACGACACCGCCAAGGTGATCTGCGGTGGCATCTCGGCCGCCAACGCGCGGGTGTACATCATCGACACCGTGCTCGACCCGGCCGCACCGCCGGAGGCGCTGACCCCGCAGACGTCGTTCAGCAACACCGGCAAGCCGCTCACCCCGACGTCGACGACCAGCTCGTCGCCGTCGCCGGCGCCGACCGCCTGA